In Planctomycetota bacterium, the DNA window ACGGCTGCCTGCAGGACGTGCACTGGAGCTTCGGCCTGTTCGGCTACTTTCCGACGTACACGCTGGGCAATCTCTACGCCGCCCAGTTCTGGCGGACGATCAACGCCGCGATCTCCGGCCTCGACGACCAGATGGCCCGCGGCGAGTTCGGCCCGCTCAGGGCCTGGCTCAACGAGAACATCCACGCCCACGGCCGCCGGTACGGGGCGGCCGAGCTGTGCGAGCGGGTCACGGGCCGGCCGCTCGAGTCCGAGCCACTGCTGGACTACCTGGGCGGCAAGCTGCGACCCGTCTACGGGCTCTAGCGGCGATCACATTCCGTCCGAGCCGCATGCGTGAGCACGCGGCTCGGACGGAGGCCTGATGGCACGCCTCAGTAGACCCCTACCACCTTGAGCACGACGGCGGCCACGAGCGCCAGTCCGCACGCGATGAGCACGAGCTGGCCGATGTTGGCGGCCTCGTGGTCGTCTAGCGGGTTCATGTCGTGGGACACCAGGCCGGCGGCCACGTGGATCACCACCTCGACGACGCGTCCGGTGGCCAGGCTGCCGGGGAGGTGCCGCATGCGTTGCTCCGGCCTTACGGGATCACGCCCAGGATGAACAGGATCAGCAGGATGTCGAGCAGGAACCAGGCGAACTCGAAGGCGGCACGCCCGGTCTTGCGAGGCGTGTAGGTGAGGGCCTCGTAGGTCGCCCACAGGTTGCGCACTGCGGCAACGCCGAGCACGACCACGATGATCCACCAGATCCAGTGCATCGCCGAGGGTATTCCGGAAACCGGGGCCGGCGATTCAGCAACGACGCAATCAGCCGCTCCGCTTGCGAGCGACGAGCACGCCCTCGCGGATGGGCAGGCAGCAGGCCTCGTAGCGCTCGTCGACGGCTACCAGCCGGTTGACCGCGTCGGCGGCGTCCCGGCTGTCGCTGCTGCCCGGCTCGTCGTCGATCCACCAGCTGCTGCCGCCACCCAGCATGTTGTCGGCGACGAGCAGCCCACCGGGCCGGAGCATAGCGGTCGCGTGGGGCAGGTAGTCTGGGTATTCGCTCTTGATGGCGTCCAAGAAGACGATGTCCACGCCCGCGGGGTGCTCGGCGGCGAGCCGCTCGAGTTCGGGCGTGCCGTAGCCGCGGATGATCTCGACGCGATCGCCCACGCCGGCGTCGTCGAAGGCCCGCTCCGCGAAGTCGGCGTGTGCGGCCTCGGGCTCGATGGTCAGCAGCCGGCCGCCCTCGGCGAGCCCCCGCGCCAGCCAGATGCCGGAGTAGCCCGCCAGCGTGCCCACCTCGACGATGAGCCTCGCATCGACGAGCCGTCCCAGCAGCAGCAGCAACCGGCCGACCGAGGCCGAGATCGCGATGTCGGGCAGCCCCGCCGCGACCGCCCTGGGCATCAGGCCGGCCATGAACTCGTCGGGCTGATTCGGGGGATGGCCGAAGACCCCGTCGAGGTAGTCGCAGGTGTGCCGCCAGCGGTCGGGGGTCATGTGCACCATGCGCGACGGTAGCCCCGCATCGCGTTCGGCCGGGGGCGGACCCGCGAACCACTCGGGCTACGCTGCGGCATGAGCGACGCCTTCGCCACCATCCCCGAGGTCCTCGACGAGCTGCGTGCCGGCCGCATGGTCATCCTCACCGACGACGAGGACCGCGAGAATGAGGGCGACCTGGTGCTGCCGGTGCAGTTCGTCACGCCCGAGGCGATCTCGTTCATGCTCCGCGAGGCCGCGGGCTACCTGTTCGTCAGCCTGACCGAGGCCGACTGCGACCGCTTGGACCTGCACCCCCAGACCGCCCGCAACACCTCGGTGCGGGGCACGCCGCTGATGGTCTCGATCGACGGGCACCCCAAGCACGGCTTCACCACCGGCGTGAGCGCGCCCGAGCGGGCCAAGACCATCCTGATGACCATCGATCCCTCGACGGGGCCGGGCGACTTCGTCCGCCCCGGACACATCAACCCGCTACGAGCCCGCGACG includes these proteins:
- a CDS encoding class I SAM-dependent methyltransferase, yielding MVHMTPDRWRHTCDYLDGVFGHPPNQPDEFMAGLMPRAVAAGLPDIAISASVGRLLLLLGRLVDARLIVEVGTLAGYSGIWLARGLAEGGRLLTIEPEAAHADFAERAFDDAGVGDRVEIIRGYGTPELERLAAEHPAGVDIVFLDAIKSEYPDYLPHATAMLRPGGLLVADNMLGGGSSWWIDDEPGSSDSRDAADAVNRLVAVDERYEACCLPIREGVLVARKRSG